In the genome of Methylophaga nitratireducenticrescens, one region contains:
- a CDS encoding tryptophan--tRNA ligase, with protein sequence MDTVAYQSRRIVSGMRPTGQLHLGHYHGVLKNWIKLQHEFDCFFFVADWHALTTHYEDSRVIEDSVWEMVIDWLAAGIEPSSASLFLQSRVPEHAELHLLLSMITPLSWLERVPTYKDQQEKLKEKDLSTYGFLGYPLLQSADILIYRAGQVPVGEDQVVHVELTREVARRFNHIYGREADFEEKAEAAVKKMGKKNAKLYNHLRKAYQEQGDAEALQTARELLKNQQSLALGDMERLFGFLEGGGKVILPEPKALLTPAPKMPGLDGQKMSKSYGNTISLRESDQSVAEKIKRMPTDPNRVRRTDPGDPDICPVWQLHEVYSDDDQKQWVQQGCRSAGIGCLDCKGPLIDSVIGELKPIRERADDFSRHPEDVRRIIDDGSAAAREVAQETLSEVRAAMGLAYK encoded by the coding sequence TTGGACACGGTAGCGTATCAGTCACGTCGTATTGTTTCAGGCATGCGCCCGACAGGGCAATTGCATTTGGGGCATTATCATGGAGTGCTGAAAAATTGGATTAAATTACAACACGAATTTGATTGCTTCTTTTTCGTTGCTGATTGGCATGCGTTGACAACTCACTATGAAGATAGTCGGGTGATTGAAGACAGTGTATGGGAAATGGTCATTGATTGGCTGGCTGCCGGAATTGAGCCATCTTCTGCTTCATTATTCCTGCAATCACGTGTGCCAGAGCATGCTGAGCTGCATTTGTTATTATCGATGATCACGCCTTTATCCTGGCTGGAACGCGTACCGACTTACAAAGATCAACAGGAAAAGCTTAAAGAAAAAGATTTATCGACCTATGGCTTTTTAGGTTATCCGTTGCTGCAAAGTGCTGATATTTTGATTTATCGGGCAGGTCAGGTACCGGTTGGTGAAGATCAGGTGGTGCATGTTGAGTTAACTCGGGAGGTTGCCCGTCGTTTTAATCATATTTATGGCCGTGAAGCGGACTTTGAAGAAAAAGCCGAAGCTGCCGTTAAAAAAATGGGTAAGAAAAACGCGAAATTATATAACCATTTGCGTAAAGCTTATCAGGAGCAGGGTGATGCAGAAGCATTGCAGACCGCTCGTGAACTCTTAAAAAATCAGCAAAGCTTAGCGCTTGGTGATATGGAGCGTTTGTTTGGTTTTCTGGAAGGTGGCGGTAAAGTCATTCTCCCCGAACCTAAAGCGCTGTTGACACCGGCTCCTAAAATGCCAGGTCTGGATGGACAAAAAATGTCCAAATCCTATGGTAATACAATTTCATTACGTGAGTCAGATCAATCAGTAGCCGAAAAAATTAAACGCATGCCAACCGATCCAAATCGGGTACGACGTACTGATCCGGGTGACCCCGATATATGTCCGGTTTGGCAATTACATGAAGTGTATTCTGATGATGATCAGAAGCAGTGGGTTCAGCAGGGCTGTCGTTCGGCTGGAATCGGTTGCCTTGATTGCAAAGGTCCTTTGATCGACTCGGTTATTGGCGAGCTCAAACCTATCCGTGAACGTGCGGATGATTTCAGCCGACATCCAGAAGATGTACGACGTATTATTGATGATGGCAGTGCAGCAGCAAGAGAAGTGGCTCAGGAAACATTGAGCGAAGTTCGTGCAGCAATGGGTCTGGCTTATAAATAG
- a CDS encoding NAD(P)-binding protein produces MQPIIVGGGWSGLAATVHLAEAGQKPILFEAAKQLGGVPAPSNGKISK; encoded by the coding sequence ATGCAACCCATCATTGTTGGTGGTGGCTGGAGTGGTCTTGCGGCAACTGTTCATTTGGCAGAAGCGGGACAAAAGCCCATCTTGTTTGAAGCAGCAAAACAACTTGGGGGCGTGCCCGCACCGTCAAATGGCAAGATCTCGAAATAG
- a CDS encoding DUF190 domain-containing protein yields the protein MSLTLVRIYLSDGRHEVRQVIKWLEQNKIRFTVFRGIAGLGSDGLVHKASLLDLASDLPMVIELFDKPEQINDIITTIKTMVEADHIVSWPVQSGI from the coding sequence ATGAGTCTGACATTGGTAAGAATATATTTATCTGATGGCCGGCATGAAGTGCGGCAGGTTATTAAATGGCTTGAGCAGAATAAAATTCGCTTTACCGTATTTCGCGGGATTGCGGGCCTGGGGTCAGATGGCTTGGTTCACAAAGCTTCGTTGTTGGATCTTGCTTCGGATCTGCCAATGGTTATCGAACTTTTTGATAAACCGGAACAAATAAACGATATCATCACCACAATAAAAACAATGGTTGAAGCTGATCATATTGTCAGCTGGCCAGTGCAAAGCGGAATTTAA
- a CDS encoding site-2 protease family protein, which translates to MGDEFSLIQKIIIWTLPVLFAITVHEVAHGWAALKLGDKTAQMMGRLTLNPIKHIDPLGTILVPGLLLMFTGFMFGWAKPVPVTFQNLRNPKKDMAWVALAGPGANLVMGFLWAMVAKLGLVLAVNDVLISGPMIYMGVAGVLVNGMLMLLNLLPLPPLDGGRVLVSILPPHLAWRVEKVEPYGFFILLALLYFGIVMMILWPLMQAYMGLLAFIFDMPMQVFFIL; encoded by the coding sequence ATGGGTGACGAGTTTAGTCTGATCCAGAAGATCATTATCTGGACATTACCGGTTCTATTTGCGATTACCGTACATGAAGTCGCTCATGGTTGGGCTGCGTTAAAACTGGGTGATAAAACGGCCCAGATGATGGGGCGTCTGACACTCAATCCAATTAAGCATATTGATCCGCTTGGCACTATTCTGGTCCCGGGATTGCTGCTTATGTTTACCGGATTTATGTTTGGCTGGGCTAAACCGGTGCCGGTGACTTTCCAGAATCTGCGCAATCCAAAAAAAGATATGGCCTGGGTGGCTTTGGCTGGACCCGGCGCAAACCTGGTAATGGGATTTTTATGGGCTATGGTCGCCAAGCTGGGCTTGGTATTGGCCGTGAATGATGTACTGATTTCCGGACCGATGATTTACATGGGTGTGGCAGGTGTCTTAGTGAATGGCATGTTGATGTTGCTAAACCTGTTACCTTTGCCTCCATTAGATGGGGGAAGGGTATTAGTCAGCATCTTGCCGCCTCATCTGGCCTGGCGAGTGGAAAAAGTTGAACCGTACGGCTTTTTTATCTTGCTGGCGTTACTCTATTTTGGCATCGTGATGATGATTTTATGGCCTTTGATGCAGGCTTATATGGGATTGCTGGCATTTATTTTTGATATGCCAATGCAAGTATTCTTTATTTTATAA
- the rplU gene encoding 50S ribosomal protein L21: MYAIVATGGKQYRVKEGEKLRIEKLSAEAGDTVELDKVLLVGEGDDIKVGAPYLEGAKVTATVSANGRGDKVKIIKFRRRKHHRKQMGHRQSYTEIEITGITA; encoded by the coding sequence ATGTACGCTATTGTCGCGACAGGTGGTAAGCAGTACCGGGTTAAAGAGGGCGAAAAGCTCCGTATTGAAAAATTATCCGCAGAAGCCGGAGATACGGTTGAGCTGGATAAAGTTCTGTTGGTAGGTGAAGGCGATGACATTAAAGTCGGCGCTCCTTACCTGGAAGGTGCCAAAGTCACTGCAACTGTGTCCGCGAATGGCCGTGGCGATAAAGTCAAAATCATCAAATTCCGTCGTCGTAAGCACCATCGTAAACAGATGGGACATCGCCAATCTTATACAGAAATCGAAATCACTGGCATCACTGCCTAA
- the hpnD gene encoding presqualene diphosphate synthase HpnD — MTPQQYCRDKAAKSGSSFYYSFLFLPAKKRDAIMALYAFCREVDDAVDEISDPLVAAQTLAWWRQEVANTFFDQATHPVGKALADILQDFDLHEEYFHEIIDGMEMDLTQHRYPSYKNLALYCHRVASVVGLLSAQIFGYSDRNTLKFAEKLGLAFQLTNIIRDVREDAGRGRIYLPLDEMQQFGVTEQTILSLQQTSELTKILEFQAKRAEGFYQEAMQLLPNQDRYHQCTALIMAEIYRTTLQEIAVDNFQVMKQRVSLTPIRKLWLAWRTFRREKKLAKNHK; from the coding sequence ATGACACCACAGCAATATTGTCGGGACAAAGCGGCGAAAAGTGGTTCCAGTTTCTATTACAGTTTTCTGTTTTTACCCGCCAAAAAACGAGATGCCATCATGGCCTTGTATGCGTTCTGCCGGGAAGTTGACGATGCCGTTGACGAGATAAGCGATCCGTTAGTTGCAGCACAAACTCTCGCCTGGTGGCGTCAGGAAGTAGCAAATACCTTTTTCGACCAAGCCACTCACCCCGTTGGAAAAGCCCTCGCTGATATACTGCAGGATTTCGATCTGCATGAAGAATATTTTCACGAGATCATTGATGGCATGGAAATGGATTTAACTCAGCATCGTTATCCATCCTATAAAAACCTGGCCTTATATTGTCATCGTGTGGCCAGTGTTGTGGGTTTATTGTCAGCACAGATATTCGGTTATTCCGATCGCAACACATTAAAGTTTGCCGAAAAACTGGGGCTGGCGTTTCAACTCACCAATATCATCCGGGATGTTCGCGAAGATGCTGGCCGCGGTCGTATATATCTGCCGTTGGATGAAATGCAACAATTTGGTGTTACAGAACAGACTATTCTGTCTTTGCAGCAAACCAGTGAATTGACCAAAATACTCGAGTTTCAGGCTAAACGTGCAGAAGGATTTTATCAGGAAGCCATGCAGTTACTGCCCAATCAAGATCGCTATCATCAATGCACCGCATTGATTATGGCTGAAATCTATCGCACTACTTTGCAGGAAATTGCTGTTGATAATTTTCAGGTAATGAAACAACGAGTCTCGCTTACCCCAATTCGTAAATTATGGCTGGCATGGCGCACTTTCCGACGTGAAAAAAAGCTCGCTAAAAACCATAAATAA
- the ispB gene encoding octaprenyl diphosphate synthase, whose product MDIQSIYALIQQDMDAVDAMIQHRLHSEVVLINQLGHYIINSGGKRLRPAIALLSARTCNHQATAHINLATIIEFIHTATLLHDDVVDNSSMRRGQETANSVWGNEASVLVGDFLYTRAFEMMVELDSMRLMQILSHTTNVIAEGEVLQLLNVHNADTTEESYLQVIHHKTAKLFEAAGQLGALISNASAEIETALAQYAMHLGSAFQLVDDLLDYSASSETIGKNIGDDLAEGKPTLPLIYAMQMGSTEQSAIIREAIEKGQRDKINEIIKIIHSSGAIDYTAAAAHREVEQAKANLEIVPDSEYKAALIGLADFAISRHF is encoded by the coding sequence GTGGATATACAATCCATTTACGCACTTATCCAGCAGGATATGGATGCGGTTGACGCAATGATACAACATCGGCTGCACTCTGAGGTTGTATTGATCAATCAACTCGGACATTACATCATCAATAGTGGTGGCAAGCGTTTGCGGCCCGCTATTGCTTTGTTAAGTGCCCGCACCTGCAATCATCAGGCAACTGCACATATCAATCTTGCAACGATTATCGAGTTCATTCATACCGCGACATTGTTACATGATGATGTGGTCGACAACTCATCAATGCGTCGAGGTCAGGAAACCGCCAACAGTGTCTGGGGAAATGAAGCCAGTGTATTGGTGGGTGATTTTCTCTATACCCGAGCGTTTGAAATGATGGTAGAACTTGATTCGATGCGATTGATGCAAATCCTCTCGCATACCACCAATGTAATTGCCGAGGGTGAAGTCTTACAATTACTTAATGTGCATAATGCAGACACCACAGAAGAAAGTTATCTGCAGGTCATTCATCATAAAACCGCCAAGTTATTTGAAGCAGCTGGGCAGTTAGGTGCATTAATCAGTAATGCTTCCGCTGAAATTGAAACTGCATTAGCGCAATATGCTATGCATCTTGGCAGTGCCTTCCAACTGGTGGATGATTTACTGGATTACAGTGCATCCAGTGAGACCATTGGCAAAAATATCGGTGATGATTTGGCTGAAGGCAAACCAACTTTGCCGCTTATTTATGCCATGCAAATGGGATCTACTGAGCAATCAGCGATCATCCGTGAAGCAATTGAAAAAGGCCAGCGTGATAAAATTAATGAAATTATTAAGATTATCCACAGTTCCGGCGCCATTGATTACACTGCCGCTGCAGCACACAGGGAAGTTGAGCAGGCTAAGGCTAATCTCGAAATTGTTCCCGATTCGGAATATAAAGCAGCCTTAATTGGACTGGCTGATTTTGCGATTTCCCGTCATTTTTAA
- a CDS encoding GGDEF domain-containing protein — MIHSLPSDTTNLRRLEQNTVSVVQTPPVSVECEDVLAKLPLILQTSLDTRQILRLFDEKIKPLLAHNGLQFTHPDNKFEFRLGASRHHKCNYQLEIDHEYLGRLTVSRASRFSENEINLIEDLLCKLVYPLRNSLQYARALDAALTDMLTQLPNRQAYKNTLEREIDLAHRLKLPLSLMVLDIDYFKKINDSFGHQVGDDTLCRVADTLLHSLRRSDALFRIGGEEFAIVLSHSNHGAALQVAERLRAAIDDLNQTHAEQKFPISISIGLADLCVGESADSLFLKADEALYQAKFAGRNQVISSREIF, encoded by the coding sequence ATGATCCATTCACTGCCTTCAGATACTACAAATTTGCGTCGCCTGGAACAGAATACTGTTTCAGTTGTACAAACCCCTCCTGTGTCAGTGGAATGCGAAGATGTATTGGCAAAACTACCTTTAATTCTGCAAACCTCACTGGATACCAGACAGATACTCAGATTGTTTGACGAGAAAATCAAACCACTACTCGCCCACAACGGCCTTCAGTTTACCCACCCTGATAATAAATTTGAGTTCAGATTAGGGGCTTCGCGTCATCATAAATGTAACTACCAGCTGGAAATTGATCATGAATACCTTGGACGATTAACAGTGAGTCGTGCCTCCCGCTTTTCCGAGAACGAAATAAATCTGATAGAAGATTTATTATGCAAACTGGTTTATCCACTGAGAAACAGCCTGCAGTACGCTCGTGCGCTAGATGCAGCATTAACGGATATGTTAACGCAACTTCCCAACAGACAGGCCTATAAAAATACCCTTGAACGTGAAATAGATCTGGCACATCGACTAAAACTGCCCCTTTCACTGATGGTGCTTGATATTGATTACTTCAAGAAGATTAATGACAGTTTTGGACATCAGGTCGGTGATGATACGTTATGCCGAGTTGCGGATACCTTACTACACAGCTTACGCCGCAGTGATGCATTGTTTCGTATAGGAGGCGAAGAATTTGCCATTGTGCTCAGCCATAGCAATCATGGTGCTGCTCTGCAGGTAGCTGAAAGATTACGGGCGGCGATTGATGACCTAAATCAAACCCATGCCGAACAGAAATTTCCCATTTCAATCAGTATTGGTCTGGCAGATTTGTGTGTCGGCGAATCAGCTGATAGCTTGTTTCTTAAAGCAGATGAGGCTTTATATCAGGCAAAATTTGCTGGTCGCAATCAGGTCATATCTTCCCGCGAGATATTTTAA
- the serS gene encoding serine--tRNA ligase encodes MLDLKLLRTEPQSVAAALARRGFQLDVDLLETLETERRQAQLDAQTLQTERNARSKMIGKAKASGEDIAPLLAEIEDLGDQHKAAEARLAKVLEQLNDLAMAIPNIPQDDVPAGNDEGDNVEVSRWGTPRQFDFEPKDHVDLGAGLQQMDFETAAKITGARFVTLTGQLARLQRALTQLMLDTHITEHGYTETYVPYLVNADSLRGTGQLPKFAEDLFAVDDGHLYLIPTAEVPVTNIVRDSIVDAAQLPLKFVAHTPCFRSEAGSHGRDVRGLIRQHQFEKVELVQIVAPEASAEAHEQLTGQAEKILQMLGLPYRKMLLCTGDMGFASTKTYDLEVWLPSQNTYREISSCSNFGDFQARRMQARWRNPETGKPELVHTLNGSGLAVGRTLLAILENHQQADGSVIIPEPLRAYMGGVDKIHG; translated from the coding sequence ATGTTAGACCTCAAATTATTACGAACTGAACCGCAATCAGTAGCAGCGGCTTTGGCTCGTCGTGGCTTTCAGCTTGATGTTGATTTGCTGGAAACGCTGGAAACCGAACGTCGCCAGGCACAGCTTGATGCGCAGACATTGCAAACCGAGCGCAATGCTCGTTCCAAAATGATTGGTAAGGCAAAAGCTTCCGGTGAAGATATTGCGCCATTACTGGCCGAAATTGAAGATTTAGGCGATCAGCATAAAGCTGCCGAGGCCAGATTAGCTAAAGTTCTGGAACAGCTTAATGATCTGGCAATGGCGATACCTAATATTCCGCAGGACGATGTGCCAGCCGGTAATGATGAAGGCGACAATGTAGAAGTCTCTCGTTGGGGTACGCCGCGTCAATTTGATTTTGAACCGAAAGATCATGTCGATTTGGGCGCCGGTCTGCAGCAGATGGATTTTGAAACAGCAGCCAAAATTACGGGTGCACGATTTGTAACGTTAACCGGCCAACTGGCCCGACTGCAACGTGCATTAACCCAGTTGATGCTGGATACCCATATTACCGAGCATGGCTATACTGAAACCTACGTGCCTTATCTGGTCAATGCTGATTCATTACGCGGTACCGGACAATTGCCTAAGTTTGCTGAAGATTTGTTTGCCGTTGATGATGGTCATCTTTATCTGATCCCAACCGCCGAAGTCCCAGTAACCAATATCGTGCGGGACAGTATTGTTGATGCCGCTCAGTTGCCATTGAAGTTTGTCGCGCATACGCCATGTTTTCGTAGCGAAGCCGGTTCGCATGGTCGTGATGTGCGGGGGTTGATTCGTCAGCATCAATTCGAAAAAGTCGAACTGGTACAGATTGTTGCCCCGGAAGCATCGGCTGAAGCACATGAGCAATTGACCGGACAAGCTGAAAAAATCCTGCAAATGCTGGGTTTACCCTACCGTAAAATGCTACTTTGTACTGGCGATATGGGGTTTGCCTCAACGAAAACCTACGACCTGGAAGTCTGGTTACCCAGCCAGAATACTTATCGTGAAATATCATCCTGTAGTAACTTTGGTGATTTTCAGGCACGGCGTATGCAAGCACGCTGGCGTAATCCCGAAACAGGTAAACCCGAATTGGTTCATACGCTCAACGGATCAGGGCTGGCTGTAGGTCGGACCTTATTGGCTATTTTGGAAAATCATCAACAGGCCGATGGTAGCGTCATTATCCCCGAGCCACTTCGTGCCTATATGGGCGGTGTAGATAAAATTCATGGGTGA
- a CDS encoding (2Fe-2S) ferredoxin domain-containing protein: MTEIYKYHMFICTHQRDDGTDCCEEHGAQSLRDYAKQQVKELNLKKVRVNNSGCLNRCKLGPIMVIYPEGVWYQYHDKADIDEIIDTHLMNGKIVERLLK; encoded by the coding sequence ATGACTGAAATATATAAATATCATATGTTCATTTGCACGCATCAACGTGATGATGGCACCGATTGCTGTGAGGAGCACGGAGCGCAGTCACTCCGTGATTATGCAAAACAGCAAGTGAAAGAACTCAATTTAAAAAAAGTCCGGGTTAACAATTCAGGCTGTCTGAATCGCTGCAAATTGGGTCCGATAATGGTGATTTATCCGGAAGGCGTTTGGTATCAATATCATGATAAAGCTGATATCGATGAAATCATCGACACACACCTGATGAACGGCAAAATTGTCGAACGGCTTTTAAAATGA
- the rluB gene encoding 23S rRNA pseudouridine(2605) synthase RluB has product MAERIQKVLARAGYGSRRLIESWIKEGKLQVNGVSATLGDQITEKDRVTLEGRPLSSKRIWQQSMPQVLLYHKPVGEVCTRNDPEGRRTIYQSLPAPEDGRWVSVGRLDLNTSGLIILTTDGELANQLMHPSNEMDREYAVRVLGEVTSEMMQTLRDGVELEDGKAHFSDIQPGGGEGANSWFHVVIQEGRNREVRRLWESQGVQVSRLVRLRYGPVIMPNKLKPGRWMMLEGKELEFLYEEAGLKTKTTKRGSVEKVAAVKDVELEKAPKSKWPDKAAKKAAPRSRKADDQPAKRGPRIRGRNDR; this is encoded by the coding sequence ATGGCTGAAAGAATACAAAAAGTACTGGCTCGTGCCGGTTATGGCTCACGTCGCTTGATAGAGAGCTGGATCAAAGAAGGTAAATTACAAGTTAATGGTGTGTCAGCCACGCTGGGTGATCAGATAACTGAAAAGGATAGAGTCACCCTTGAAGGGCGACCTTTATCCTCCAAGCGCATCTGGCAACAAAGCATGCCGCAGGTTTTGCTGTATCACAAACCGGTAGGTGAAGTGTGTACCCGTAATGATCCGGAAGGTCGCAGAACTATCTATCAATCATTACCGGCACCGGAAGATGGCCGCTGGGTCAGTGTAGGACGACTTGATTTGAATACCAGTGGGTTGATCATTCTGACCACCGATGGTGAACTGGCTAATCAGTTAATGCACCCATCCAATGAAATGGATCGTGAGTACGCTGTGCGTGTCCTGGGGGAGGTCACTTCCGAGATGATGCAAACCTTACGCGATGGGGTTGAGCTAGAAGATGGCAAAGCCCATTTTTCTGATATTCAGCCAGGTGGTGGTGAAGGCGCAAACAGCTGGTTTCATGTGGTGATTCAGGAAGGACGTAACCGTGAAGTCCGACGGCTGTGGGAAAGCCAGGGCGTGCAGGTAAGCCGTTTGGTTCGTCTGCGTTATGGTCCGGTCATCATGCCAAATAAACTCAAGCCTGGCCGCTGGATGATGCTGGAAGGCAAAGAGTTGGAATTTCTATACGAAGAAGCGGGTTTAAAAACAAAAACCACTAAACGTGGTAGTGTGGAAAAAGTGGCTGCAGTCAAGGATGTGGAATTAGAAAAAGCGCCAAAATCCAAGTGGCCAGATAAAGCGGCAAAAAAGGCTGCACCTAGATCCAGAAAAGCTGATGATCAACCGGCTAAACGAGGTCCACGGATTCGTGGACGCAATGATCGTTAA
- the crcB gene encoding fluoride efflux transporter CrcB, producing the protein MLQLFAIAVGGAVGAILRFAMSNGVYKLFGRDFPYGTLAVNVLGSLLIGVLFILLIEKLAVAAEWRAGLLVGLLGAFTTFSTFSLETFTLMENGAFIKAGLNVFLSVVLCLAATWLGISLGRQL; encoded by the coding sequence GTGTTGCAACTTTTTGCTATCGCTGTAGGTGGCGCAGTTGGCGCAATATTGCGTTTTGCCATGTCTAACGGTGTTTATAAACTATTTGGTCGTGACTTTCCCTATGGTACGTTAGCCGTGAATGTCCTGGGTTCTTTGCTTATCGGGGTGCTGTTTATCCTGCTGATTGAAAAACTTGCCGTCGCGGCGGAATGGCGAGCTGGTTTGCTGGTTGGATTGCTCGGGGCATTTACTACCTTTTCAACATTTTCACTGGAAACCTTTACGTTGATGGAAAATGGAGCCTTTATCAAAGCGGGATTAAATGTGTTTTTAAGCGTTGTATTATGTCTGGCGGCCACCTGGTTGGGTATTAGTCTTGGAAGACAGCTATGA
- a CDS encoding SDR family NAD(P)-dependent oxidoreductase, with protein MLSQSEPLLLRDKIVLVTGALGGIGSEVALAYARQGATIILLDKNITQLEKLYDVILQESGIEPAIFPVDFKGAKAEDYQQLAQTIKETFGQLDGLVHCAADVGQLAPTANQEIKQWSETLQVNLTATFLLTHACLPLMQATKQQSFIIFTTDRQHDKAYRGAYGLSKAAIECFCHQLALETKAAAKIRVNCIDPGQVKTKLHARVFPAADPQHLPEPSAVIPAFLYLASEQSGHLHGQCLNAQQDLPVKVLA; from the coding sequence ATGTTGTCTCAGTCTGAACCATTGCTACTCCGCGATAAAATTGTGCTTGTTACCGGTGCTCTCGGCGGCATCGGTAGCGAAGTCGCTTTAGCCTATGCCAGACAAGGTGCGACGATTATTCTGCTCGATAAAAATATTACCCAGCTAGAAAAATTGTACGATGTCATTCTACAAGAAAGCGGTATTGAGCCCGCAATATTTCCAGTGGATTTTAAAGGCGCAAAAGCAGAAGACTACCAGCAACTTGCACAGACCATCAAAGAGACTTTTGGTCAGCTCGATGGATTAGTTCATTGTGCAGCCGATGTAGGACAGCTTGCCCCGACAGCTAATCAGGAGATCAAGCAATGGTCTGAAACGCTGCAGGTTAACTTGACAGCAACATTTTTGCTTACACATGCCTGTCTTCCTCTGATGCAAGCCACTAAGCAACAAAGTTTTATTATTTTCACGACTGATCGTCAGCATGATAAAGCCTATCGTGGCGCCTATGGATTGAGCAAAGCTGCCATAGAGTGTTTCTGCCACCAGTTAGCTCTGGAAACGAAAGCTGCCGCTAAAATCAGGGTAAATTGCATTGATCCCGGTCAAGTGAAAACCAAATTGCATGCACGGGTTTTTCCTGCAGCGGATCCTCAACACCTTCCAGAACCCAGTGCCGTCATTCCGGCATTTCTTTATCTTGCCAGTGAGCAAAGCGGCCATTTACATGGTCAATGTCTAAATGCACAGCAGGATCTACCTGTCAAAGTTTTGGCATAA
- the cgtA gene encoding Obg family GTPase CgtA produces the protein MKFVDEAKIKISAGAGGNGCLSFRREKYIPFGGPDGGDGGDGGDVYLLADTQVNTLIDFRYKRNFKAQRGEHGRGKLCSGARGEDLVIKVPVGTEAWDEDTNELIGDLAKHGDKLMVAKGGWHGLGNARYKSSINRAPRQTSDGTPGEERTLRLEMKLLADVGLLGLPNAGKSTFISQVSAAQPKVADYPFTTLHPNLGVVTLRDVRSFVIADIPGLVEGAAEGAGLGIQFLKHLTRTRLLLHLVDMAPVDVKQDPVESVNIINRELLHYSEALGKQPQWLILNKMDLVPEDIRNELTQEVLTRLNWQGPVYKISGQTGEGCAQLCEDIMQYLDDLRQSEQPPAKPIED, from the coding sequence ATGAAATTTGTTGATGAAGCGAAAATAAAAATCAGCGCGGGTGCCGGCGGTAATGGTTGCCTGAGCTTTCGGCGTGAAAAATATATCCCTTTCGGTGGTCCCGATGGCGGTGATGGTGGTGACGGTGGTGATGTGTATCTGCTGGCAGATACTCAAGTTAATACACTGATTGATTTTCGGTATAAGCGTAACTTTAAAGCGCAACGTGGCGAACATGGTCGAGGCAAACTCTGCAGCGGTGCCCGTGGTGAAGATTTGGTTATCAAAGTTCCCGTCGGTACGGAAGCTTGGGATGAAGACACCAATGAACTGATTGGTGACTTAGCCAAACATGGTGACAAACTGATGGTGGCAAAAGGTGGCTGGCACGGTTTAGGTAATGCCCGTTATAAATCCAGTATTAATCGTGCACCACGCCAAACTTCAGACGGAACCCCAGGCGAAGAGCGTACATTACGCCTTGAAATGAAATTATTGGCCGATGTTGGATTATTGGGATTACCCAATGCTGGAAAATCTACTTTTATCAGTCAGGTTTCTGCTGCTCAACCCAAAGTAGCCGATTATCCTTTTACGACCTTACACCCCAATCTTGGTGTGGTGACACTTAGAGATGTTCGCAGCTTTGTTATTGCCGATATTCCAGGTCTGGTTGAAGGTGCAGCTGAAGGTGCCGGTCTGGGGATTCAGTTCCTTAAGCATTTAACCCGTACACGATTGCTGTTACATCTGGTTGATATGGCACCAGTTGATGTTAAACAGGATCCGGTGGAGAGCGTTAATATTATTAACCGAGAATTACTCCATTACAGTGAAGCTCTTGGCAAGCAACCGCAATGGCTGATCCTCAACAAAATGGATTTGGTTCCGGAGGATATTCGTAATGAACTCACTCAGGAAGTATTGACTCGTCTTAACTGGCAAGGGCCAGTCTACAAAATCAGTGGACAAACTGGTGAAGGATGCGCGCAGTTGTGTGAAGATATCATGCAATACTTAGATGATTTACGTCAGAGTGAGCAGCCTCCCGCTAAACCCATCGAGGACTAA
- the rpmA gene encoding 50S ribosomal protein L27 — protein sequence MAHKKAGGSTRNGRDSESKRLGVKRFGGEAVLGGNILVRQRGTRYHAGRNVGIGRDHTLFATANGKVVFETKGANNRMFVSVIAE from the coding sequence ATGGCTCATAAGAAAGCTGGTGGTAGTACCCGCAACGGTCGCGATTCCGAGTCGAAACGCCTAGGTGTTAAACGCTTCGGTGGTGAAGCGGTTTTAGGTGGTAATATTCTGGTTCGTCAACGTGGTACGCGTTACCATGCAGGTCGCAATGTTGGTATCGGTAGAGACCATACGTTATTCGCGACAGCCAATGGTAAGGTTGTATTCGAAACCAAAGGTGCCAATAATCGCATGTTTGTCAGCGTTATCGCTGAATAA